The proteins below come from a single Rhizobium sp. BT04 genomic window:
- a CDS encoding methyl-accepting chemotaxis protein: MLRLFSTSIVRQIVAITLFLLAISTAAIVGVTYYYLSHHVMEGAVSDAKEATRVMAVLYGAADQAAKIELKDNQLSTVTEDAIPTLADHSLVDRTAQSIAGVATIFQKQGSDYVRISTNVKKENGDRAVGTKLVAEHPAQPVLAKGEAYYGPAVLFGRQFITGYFPIKNASNANVGILFIGIPMEVYYQRLNELQILVLGIGAIVMLIVGVVAFYAIRLSVKPLQALTASVRSISSGDLDGAIPCVDKKNEFGDIGRALALFRDSARARRDLETQAAEQRALSDAERARNDADKRSLDGQIDFAVNQLAAGLGRLSQGDVSQTIGTPFVGRLEQLRVDFNASLLRLQDTLSGIRDSASTIQRNSGAVSASAGELSKRTEAQAANLEETAAAVEEITVTVRSSAERAREANNVVAATKKTADNSGAVVGDAVAAMERIEEASQRIEQIIEVIDDIAFQTNLLALNAGIEAARAGEAGKGFAVVAQEVRELAQRSADAAREIKSLIETSSREVTAGSELVQKTGSVLAAISQEIIAISGHVETIATASRDQSAALQEVNGSVNAMDQMTQKNASMVAETTQASRLLAGEADTLMTLIERFRIVAEPAPAHLGARKVA; the protein is encoded by the coding sequence ATGCTGCGCCTTTTCTCCACGTCGATCGTACGCCAGATCGTTGCGATCACACTGTTTCTGCTGGCGATCAGCACGGCCGCCATCGTCGGCGTGACCTATTACTATCTGAGCCATCATGTCATGGAAGGGGCCGTTTCCGACGCGAAGGAAGCCACCCGCGTCATGGCCGTCCTCTACGGCGCGGCCGATCAGGCGGCAAAGATCGAGCTGAAGGACAATCAGCTCTCCACCGTGACGGAAGACGCCATTCCGACCCTTGCCGATCATTCGCTGGTCGACCGTACGGCGCAGTCGATCGCCGGTGTTGCGACGATCTTCCAGAAGCAGGGCAGCGACTACGTCCGCATCTCCACGAACGTCAAGAAGGAAAACGGCGACCGCGCCGTCGGCACCAAGCTCGTCGCCGAACACCCCGCCCAGCCGGTTCTCGCCAAGGGCGAGGCCTATTACGGCCCGGCGGTGCTTTTCGGCCGCCAGTTCATCACCGGTTACTTCCCCATCAAGAACGCGTCGAACGCCAATGTCGGCATTCTCTTCATCGGCATTCCGATGGAGGTCTATTACCAGCGCCTGAACGAACTGCAGATCCTGGTTCTCGGCATCGGCGCCATCGTCATGTTGATCGTCGGCGTTGTCGCCTTCTATGCGATCCGCCTGTCGGTGAAGCCTTTGCAGGCGCTGACCGCGAGCGTTCGCTCGATTTCCTCGGGCGATCTCGATGGCGCCATCCCTTGTGTCGACAAGAAGAACGAGTTCGGCGATATCGGCAGGGCGTTGGCGCTGTTCCGCGACAGCGCCCGCGCCAGGCGCGACCTGGAAACGCAGGCTGCCGAACAGCGCGCCTTGAGCGATGCCGAACGCGCCCGGAACGATGCCGACAAGCGCTCGCTCGACGGCCAGATCGACTTTGCCGTCAACCAGCTCGCCGCCGGCCTCGGGCGCCTGTCGCAGGGCGATGTCTCGCAGACGATCGGTACGCCCTTCGTCGGCCGGCTGGAGCAGTTGCGCGTCGATTTCAATGCATCGCTGCTGCGACTGCAGGATACGCTGTCGGGCATTCGCGACAGCGCCTCGACGATCCAGCGCAACAGCGGCGCCGTCTCCGCCTCGGCCGGTGAGCTCTCGAAGCGCACCGAGGCGCAGGCGGCAAACCTCGAGGAGACCGCGGCGGCGGTGGAGGAGATCACCGTGACGGTTCGTTCTTCCGCCGAGCGTGCCCGTGAGGCCAATAATGTCGTGGCCGCGACCAAGAAGACGGCTGACAATTCCGGTGCCGTCGTCGGTGATGCCGTTGCCGCGATGGAGCGCATCGAAGAGGCCTCGCAGCGCATCGAGCAGATCATCGAGGTGATCGACGACATCGCGTTCCAGACCAATCTGCTGGCGCTGAACGCCGGCATCGAGGCGGCCCGCGCCGGCGAGGCCGGCAAGGGGTTTGCCGTCGTCGCCCAGGAGGTCCGTGAACTCGCCCAGCGTTCGGCCGATGCGGCCCGCGAGATCAAATCGCTGATCGAGACATCCAGCCGGGAAGTGACGGCAGGCTCCGAACTGGTCCAGAAGACCGGCAGCGTGCTGGCCGCGATCAGCCAGGAGATCATCGCGATCAGCGGCCATGTCGAGACCATCGCCACCGCCAGCCGCGATCAGTCGGCGGCGCTGCAGGAGGTCAACGGTTCCGTCAACGCCATGGACCAGATGACCCAGAAGAACGCCTCGATGGTGGCCGAGACGACGCAGGCAAGCCGCCTGCTTGCCGGCGAAGCCGATACGCTGATGACGCTGATCGAGCGGTTCCGCATCGTCGCAGAGCCCGCACCGGCTCATCTCGGGGCAAGAAAAGTCGCCTGA
- the aceA gene encoding isocitrate lyase has translation MTDFYKLVPNASADRFDGIERPYSADDVQRLRGSVALRHSLAEMGADRLWRLLHQEDFVNALGALSGNQAMQMVRAGLKAIYLSGWQVAADANTASAMYPDQSLYPANAGPELAKRINRTLQRADQIETSEGQGLSVETWFAPIVADAEAGFGGPLNAFEIMKAYIEAGAAGVHFEDQLASEKKCGHLGGKVLIPTAAHIRNLDAARLAADVMGVATLVIARTDAEAAKLLTSDIDERDQPFVDYDAGRTVEGFYQVRNGIEPCIARAVAYAPHCDLIWCETSKPDLEQARRFAEGVHKVYPGKLLAYNCSPSFNWKKNLDEATIARFQRELGAMGYKFQFITLAGFHQLNYGMYELARGYKQRQMSAYSELQQAEFAAEANGYTATKHQREVGTGYFDAVSLAITGGRSSTTAMHDSTEHAQFKPAAE, from the coding sequence ATGACCGATTTTTACAAACTTGTCCCCAACGCATCGGCTGATCGTTTCGACGGCATCGAGAGACCCTACTCGGCCGATGACGTGCAGCGGCTGCGGGGCTCGGTGGCGCTGCGCCATTCGCTGGCGGAAATGGGCGCGGACCGGTTGTGGCGGCTGCTGCACCAGGAGGATTTCGTCAATGCGCTCGGCGCGCTGTCCGGCAACCAGGCCATGCAGATGGTGCGCGCCGGGCTGAAGGCGATCTATCTCTCCGGCTGGCAGGTGGCGGCCGACGCCAATACGGCGTCCGCGATGTATCCCGACCAGTCCCTCTATCCGGCCAATGCCGGCCCGGAGCTTGCCAAGCGCATCAATCGCACGCTGCAGCGCGCTGATCAGATCGAGACCTCGGAAGGCCAGGGGCTTTCCGTCGAGACCTGGTTCGCGCCGATCGTCGCCGATGCGGAAGCCGGCTTCGGCGGACCGCTCAACGCCTTCGAAATCATGAAGGCCTATATCGAAGCGGGCGCTGCGGGCGTCCACTTCGAGGACCAGCTCGCCTCGGAGAAGAAATGCGGCCATCTCGGCGGCAAGGTGCTGATCCCGACGGCCGCCCATATCCGCAACCTCGACGCCGCGCGGCTTGCCGCCGACGTCATGGGTGTCGCAACGCTCGTCATCGCTCGCACCGATGCGGAAGCGGCGAAGCTCCTGACATCGGATATCGACGAGCGCGACCAGCCCTTCGTCGATTATGATGCCGGCCGCACGGTCGAAGGCTTCTATCAGGTGCGCAACGGCATCGAGCCCTGCATCGCCCGCGCCGTCGCCTATGCGCCGCATTGCGACCTCATCTGGTGCGAGACCTCGAAGCCCGACCTCGAGCAGGCGCGGCGCTTTGCCGAAGGCGTGCACAAGGTCTATCCCGGCAAGCTGCTCGCCTATAATTGCTCGCCTTCCTTCAATTGGAAGAAGAACCTCGACGAGGCGACGATCGCACGGTTCCAGCGTGAACTCGGCGCGATGGGCTACAAGTTCCAGTTCATCACGCTCGCCGGCTTCCACCAGTTGAACTACGGCATGTACGAACTGGCGCGCGGTTACAAGCAGCGCCAGATGTCGGCCTATTCCGAGCTGCAGCAGGCGGAATTTGCCGCCGAGGCCAATGGCTATACCGCCACCAAACATCAGCGCGAGGTCGGCACCGGCTATTTCGACGCCGTGTCGCTCGCCATTACCGGCGGCCGGTCTTCGACCACGGCGATGCACGACTCGACTGAACATGCGCAGTTCAAACCGGCTGCGGAATAA
- a CDS encoding short-chain fatty acyl-CoA regulator family protein: MAERKIFAGPKVRRIRNALALTQTAMAEALEISPSYLNLIERNQRPLTVQLLLKLASVYRVDLEELRGQTGGSLDQLKEIFADPLLSGELPGDQELVEVAEAAPNAASGMIKLYRAYREQAARLSDLTALMAAEGHAPVADGRLPLDEVRETLERRSGYFGRIETAAEAFAATLPGGLDLAAGLKDWLRSERGIAVRVLPVHVMPDLRRRFDRHSMRLFISERLSAADRAHEMAVEAVTLALLPTIDAELDDLQLSSAEARRIARFELARIAALALAMPYEAFLSAAKATRYDIDILRARFGVSFGHAAARLAMLQRPGAAAIPFFLIEIDAAGHRLRRAGAQGFPQARFGGGCPKLNIHAAFLQPGQILAETVVMPDGASFLTVARTLEGPSVEFGERLRRTAILIGCDAALGEALVYGQATALDPIEIGPACRLCERRGCLSRAEPPVTRPLGLDEMVAGLSAFDFQ, from the coding sequence ATGGCGGAACGGAAGATATTCGCAGGCCCGAAAGTCAGGCGCATCCGCAATGCGCTGGCGCTGACGCAGACCGCCATGGCCGAGGCGCTTGAAATATCGCCGTCCTACCTGAACCTGATCGAGCGCAACCAGCGGCCGCTGACGGTGCAACTGCTTCTGAAGCTTGCAAGCGTCTATCGGGTCGATCTGGAAGAGTTGCGCGGGCAGACCGGCGGCAGTCTCGATCAGCTCAAGGAGATCTTCGCCGATCCGCTGCTGTCGGGCGAACTGCCCGGTGACCAGGAACTGGTGGAAGTGGCCGAGGCGGCTCCGAATGCCGCAAGCGGAATGATCAAGCTCTACCGCGCCTATCGCGAGCAGGCGGCAAGGCTCTCCGATCTGACGGCGCTGATGGCCGCCGAAGGCCATGCGCCCGTTGCCGACGGCCGGTTGCCGCTCGACGAGGTGCGCGAGACGCTGGAACGCAGGTCCGGTTATTTCGGGCGGATCGAGACGGCGGCGGAGGCCTTTGCCGCGACGCTGCCCGGCGGCCTCGATCTTGCCGCCGGGCTGAAGGACTGGCTGCGCTCAGAGCGCGGCATCGCGGTGCGTGTCCTGCCCGTCCACGTCATGCCGGATCTGCGCCGCCGTTTCGACCGCCATTCGATGCGGCTTTTCATTTCCGAGCGCCTGTCAGCGGCCGACCGGGCGCATGAGATGGCAGTCGAGGCCGTAACACTCGCCTTGTTGCCGACCATCGATGCCGAGCTCGACGATCTCCAGCTCTCCTCCGCCGAGGCGCGCCGCATCGCCCGCTTCGAGCTTGCCCGCATTGCGGCCTTGGCGCTGGCAATGCCCTACGAGGCCTTCCTGTCGGCGGCGAAGGCGACGCGCTACGATATCGATATTCTGCGAGCGCGCTTCGGCGTCTCCTTCGGCCATGCCGCCGCGCGCCTTGCCATGCTGCAGCGGCCGGGGGCGGCGGCCATACCCTTCTTCCTGATCGAGATCGATGCGGCGGGCCACCGGCTGCGCCGGGCGGGCGCCCAGGGTTTTCCGCAGGCCCGGTTCGGCGGCGGCTGTCCGAAGCTGAATATCCACGCCGCCTTCCTGCAGCCGGGCCAGATCCTCGCCGAAACGGTGGTCATGCCGGATGGCGCATCCTTCCTGACGGTCGCCCGCACCCTGGAGGGGCCGAGCGTCGAATTCGGCGAAAGGCTGCGGCGCACCGCGATCCTGATCGGCTGCGACGCCGCCCTTGGCGAGGCCCTGGTCTACGGCCAGGCGACGGCGCTCGATCCGATCGAAATCGGTCCGGCCTGTCGCCTGTGCGAGCGGCGCGGCTGCCTTTCCCGGGCCGAGCCGCCGGTGACGCGGCCGCTCGGTCTCGACGAGATGGTGGCGGGGCTCAGCGCCTTCGACTTCCAGTGA
- a CDS encoding polyamine ABC transporter substrate-binding protein: MRSTIPSVTAAVIAALLAAAPAFAQDRVVNVYNWSDYIDDSILADFTKETGIKVVYDTFDSNETVETKLLAGGTGYDVVVPTADFLQRQIQAGVFQKLDKSKLPNLSNMWDVIQQRTAEYDPGNEHAVDYMWGTDGIGYNVKKAAEILGPDVKPGLEVIFDPKVAAKFKDCGIYVLDTPKDVITTAFRYLGLDPNSTKAEDFKKAEELLTAVRPYVRKFHSSEYINALANGDICIAFGYSGDLLQARDRAAEAKNGVEVNYSIPPQGAQMWFDMMAIPADAPHVAEAHEFLNYLMKPEVIAKASDHTFYANGNKASQQFVSKDILEDPAVYPTDEVMKNLFTVKPWDPKTQRLGTRLWTKVVTGQ; this comes from the coding sequence ATGAGGTCAACCATCCCAAGCGTGACGGCCGCCGTCATTGCCGCGCTCCTTGCCGCCGCTCCGGCCTTTGCCCAGGACCGTGTGGTCAACGTCTACAACTGGTCGGATTATATCGACGACTCCATCCTTGCCGACTTCACCAAGGAAACCGGCATCAAGGTCGTCTACGACACCTTCGATTCCAACGAGACCGTGGAAACCAAGCTGCTTGCCGGCGGCACGGGCTATGATGTCGTTGTCCCGACAGCCGACTTCCTGCAGCGCCAGATCCAGGCCGGCGTCTTCCAGAAGCTCGACAAGTCGAAACTGCCGAACCTCTCCAACATGTGGGATGTGATCCAGCAGCGCACCGCCGAATACGACCCGGGCAACGAACACGCGGTCGATTACATGTGGGGCACCGATGGCATCGGCTACAACGTCAAGAAGGCTGCCGAAATCCTCGGTCCCGATGTCAAGCCCGGCCTCGAAGTGATCTTCGATCCGAAGGTCGCCGCAAAGTTCAAAGATTGCGGTATCTACGTTCTCGACACGCCGAAGGATGTCATCACCACGGCGTTTCGTTATCTCGGCCTCGACCCGAACTCCACAAAGGCTGAGGATTTCAAGAAGGCCGAAGAGCTGCTGACGGCGGTCCGCCCCTATGTCCGCAAGTTCCACTCGTCCGAATACATCAATGCGCTTGCCAACGGCGACATCTGCATCGCCTTCGGCTATTCCGGCGACCTGCTGCAGGCGCGCGACCGTGCGGCCGAAGCCAAGAACGGCGTCGAGGTCAATTATTCGATCCCACCGCAGGGCGCCCAGATGTGGTTCGACATGATGGCGATCCCCGCCGATGCGCCCCATGTCGCGGAAGCCCATGAGTTCCTGAACTACCTGATGAAGCCCGAGGTCATCGCCAAGGCGAGCGACCACACCTTCTATGCCAACGGCAACAAGGCTTCGCAGCAGTTCGTCAGCAAGGACATCCTGGAAGACCCGGCGGTTTATCCCACCGACGAGGTGATGAAGAACCTCTTCACGGTCAAGCCGTGGGATCCGAAAACGCAGCGCCTGGGAACGCGCCTCTGGACGAAGGTCGTCACCGGCCAGTAA
- a CDS encoding LysR family transcriptional regulator, protein MKNANWDSYQLFLQVARLGGLTGASAASGLSPATVGRRMLDLEQEIGRALFSRSQTGYRLTGDGQALLDHLQEMEAAARKVEAWRQSGEGGTTVRIAAGTWVAWLLTENFAAIRMPGDAFAISLTIGEARASLAYRESDIGIRAFEPEEANLAARRLGEVAYAVYIRRNAAETDERWIAVAEEEAISAYLRWPHAHAANDIVATVNRPRSLPDLVRAGAGKTVLPCFVGDLDPQLQRLGGELPELRHAQWIVMNAEDRHRPEIRTVADRMIKLIRSYADLFAGKRPSRG, encoded by the coding sequence ATGAAAAACGCCAATTGGGATTCCTATCAGCTTTTCCTGCAGGTCGCCCGGCTCGGCGGCCTGACCGGGGCAAGCGCCGCAAGCGGGCTCAGCCCCGCGACCGTCGGCCGGCGTATGCTCGATCTCGAACAGGAGATCGGCCGCGCCTTGTTTTCGCGCAGCCAGACCGGATATCGCCTGACCGGGGATGGCCAGGCGCTGCTCGATCACCTTCAGGAGATGGAGGCCGCCGCCCGCAAGGTCGAGGCGTGGCGGCAATCCGGTGAGGGCGGCACGACGGTCAGGATCGCCGCCGGCACCTGGGTTGCCTGGTTGCTGACGGAGAATTTCGCGGCAATCCGCATGCCGGGCGATGCCTTCGCCATTTCGCTCACCATCGGCGAGGCGCGGGCAAGCCTTGCCTATCGCGAGAGCGATATCGGGATTCGCGCCTTCGAGCCTGAGGAGGCCAATCTGGCCGCACGGCGGCTCGGAGAGGTGGCCTATGCGGTCTATATCAGACGCAACGCCGCCGAGACGGACGAGCGCTGGATTGCGGTTGCCGAGGAGGAGGCGATATCAGCCTATCTGCGCTGGCCGCATGCCCATGCCGCAAACGATATCGTCGCCACCGTCAACCGGCCGCGTTCGCTGCCGGATCTGGTGCGCGCCGGCGCCGGCAAGACCGTGCTTCCCTGTTTCGTCGGCGATCTCGATCCGCAATTGCAACGGCTTGGCGGCGAGTTGCCGGAATTGCGCCATGCCCAATGGATCGTCATGAATGCCGAAGACCGCCATCGCCCGGAAATCCGGACGGTCGCCGACCGCATGATCAAGCTGATCAGAAGTTATGCCGATCTCTTCGCCGGAAAACGGCCGAGCCGCGGCTGA